The following are encoded together in the Peromyscus leucopus breed LL Stock chromosome 1, UCI_PerLeu_2.1, whole genome shotgun sequence genome:
- the Vps37c gene encoding vacuolar protein sorting-associated protein 37C has protein sequence MEGLKDKTLQELEEMQNDPEAIARMALESPEVQDLQLEREMALATNRSLAEQNLEFQGPLEISRSNLSDKYQELRKLVERCQEQKAKLEKFSSALQPGTLLDLLQIEGMKIEEESEAMAEKFLEGEVPLETFLESFSSMRTLLHLRRVRVEKLQDVVRRPRALPELAGDAPPPRPPPPRPAPQATPPATEEQPPQPSVVTPYPLPYSPSPGLPVGPTAQGALQPAPFPVVSQPSSYGGPLGPSYPSPQPGPRAAAGYSWSPQRSVPPQPGYPVAPTSTSGPGYPLVGSRVPAPGYPQQPPYLPSRSKPPYPTQPQLPGFPGQPLPPVPPQPPYPSGPTPPYGFHPPGPAWPRY, from the exons ATGGAGGGGCTGAAAGACAAGACtctgcaggagctggaggagatgcAAAATGACCCGGAAGCCATCGCCCGGATGGCCTTGGAGTCTCCTGAG GTTCAGGACCTGCAGTTAGAACGAGAGATGGCACTAGCCACCAACCGCAGCTTGGCAGAGCAGAACTTGGAGTTCCAGGGTCCCCTGGAAATCAGCCGCTCTAACCTTTCAGACAAATACCAGGAGCTGCGGAAGCTTGTGGAACGGTGCCAGGAACAGAAAGCCAAGCTGG AGAAGTTTTCCTCAGCACTGCAGCCCGGGACCTTGTTGGACCTTCTGCAGATCGAAGGCATGAAGATCGAGGAAGAGTCTGAG GCCATGGCTGAGAAGTTCCTGGAGGGTGAGGTGCCCTTGGAGACATTCTTAGAGTCCTTTTCCTCCATGAGGACACTGCTGCACCTGCGCAGAGTTCGAGTAGAGAAGCTCCAGGATGTGGTGAGGCGGCCCCGCGCTTTGCCGGAGTTGGCTGGAGATGCCCCTCCACCTCGTCCACCGCCTCCACGCCCAGCACCCCAGGCGACACCCCCTGCGACCGAAGAACAGCCTCCACAGCCCTCTGTTGTGACTCCCTACCCTTTGCCCTACAGCCCATCCCCAGGCTTGCCTGTGGGCCCTACAGCTCAGGGGGCCCTGCAGCCTGCCCCCTTCCCTGTGGTGTCCCAGCCCTCCTCCTACGGTGGGCCTCTCGGTCCTTCTTACCCATCACCTCAGCCAGGACCCAGGGCTGCTGCGGGCTACTCTTGGTCCCCACAGAGGAGTGTGCCACCCCAGCCTGGTTATCCTGTGGCCCCAACTAGCACCTCTGGTCCAGGATACCCCTTAGTAGGAAGCCGAGTTCCTGCTCCTGGGTATCCCCAACAGCCCCCCTACCTCCCATCACGAAGCAAACCTCCCTACCCGACACAACCTCAGCTCCCAGGCTTCCCAGGACAGCCACTGCCTCCAGTGCCCCCTCAACCTCCATATCCTTCTGGGCCAACCCCTCCCTATGGCTTTCACCCCCCAGGACCTGCCTGGCCTAGGTACTAG